The following coding sequences lie in one Mus musculus strain C57BL/6J chromosome 11, GRCm38.p6 C57BL/6J genomic window:
- the Tmc8 gene encoding transmembrane channel-like protein 8 isoform A (isoform A is encoded by transcript variant A), which produces MGKDCVFLKRKGQGGAPASKDLACLSRAPTGMFRQWSVQSGPAPRRPESQAASEELWEQEVERLCASRTPVRMLPYAMADKRFIRELREPEGVKTTFWQRWHRPRRVARQHLREAEQRLARGFGLWEGALYEIGGLFGTGIQSYFTFLRFLLLLNLLTMLLTACFVLLPLVWLRPPELGPALKLTGLQCSSSPLPQSDIPRFHNPLWNILTGRAFNNTYLFYGAYRAGPESSSEYSIRLAYLLSPMVCLLLCFCGILQRMAEGLPQQTLLGQRYRTPLSAKVFSSWDFCIRVWEAATIKKHEISNELKMELEEGRRVELAQQQTRAQKACRLLTYLRTNILIVLLVVGAISAIFWATKYSQDNKEESLFLVLQYLPPGVISLVNFLGPQLFTVLIQLENYPPGTEVNLTLIWCVVLKLASLGMFSFSLGQTVLCIGRNKTSCESYGYNACDYQCWENSVGEELYKLIIFNFLLTVAFAFLVSLPRRLLVERFSGWFWTWLDREEFLVPKNVLDIVAAQTVTWMGLFYCPLLPLLNSVFLFLTFYIKKYTLLRNSRASPRRFRASSSTFFFHLVLLLGLLLAAVPLAYVISSTHSSWDCGLFTNYSAPWQVVPELVALQLPLPSQRALRYLSSHAFSFPLLILLSIVLTVCISQSRANARAIQGLRKQLVWQVQEKWHLVDDLSRLLPELSPEPGSPHSRASRPRSFCPGFPCPGSPGPRTPRLAPSNRLSSSSLGAPSASVPASRFHFPSRTEL; this is translated from the exons ATGGGAAAAGATTGTGTTTTTCTAAAGCGTAAG GGCCAAGGTGGAGCTCCTGCGAGCAAGGATCTTGCCTGTCTGTCCCGCGCGCCCACTGGGATGTTTCGCCAGTGGTCGGTGCAGTCAGGACCAGCCCCACGAAGGCCTGAATCCCAGGCGGCCTCGGAGGAGCTGTGGGAGCAAGAAGTGGAGCGGCTATGCGCCTCCCGGACGCCTGTGCGGATGCTGCCTTACGCCATGGCAGACAAGCGCTTCATCCG GGAACTGCGGGAGCCCGAGGGAGTGAAGACCACCTTCTGGCAGCGGTGGCATCGCCCGAGGCGGGTGGCGCGACAACACCTGAGGGAGGCAGAGCAACGGCTGGCCCGCGGCTTCGGTCTCTGGGAGGGAGCTCTCTACGAGATTGGGG GCCTCTTCGGAACCGGGATCCAGTCCTACTTCACTTTCCTTCGCTTCCTGCTGCTGCTCAACCTGCTGACCATGCTGCTGACTGCCTGCTTTGTGCTGCTGCCCCTGGTCTGGCTCCGCCCCCCTGAGCTAGGCCCTGCCCTGAAACTGA CAGGACTCCAGTGCTCCAGCAGCCCCCTGCCTCAGAGTGACATTCCAAGGTTTCACAACCCACTTTGGAATATTTTAACGGGCAGA GCCTTCAACAACACCTATCTCTTCTACGGTGCCTACCGAGCGGGGCCAGAGAGCAGCTCTGAATACAGCATCCGCCTGGCCTACCTCCTTAGCCCGATGGTCTGCCTGCTCCTCTGTTTCTGTGGGATACTGCAGAG GATGGCAGAAGGCCTACCCCAGCAGACACTCTTGGGTCAGCGCTACAGGACACCCCTCAGCGCCAAAGTGTTCTCATCCTGGGACTTCTGCATCCGGGTGTGGGAAGCCGCCACCATCAAGAAGCACGAAATCAGCAATGAACTGAAG ATGGAGCTGGAAGAGGGCCGCCGCGTGGAGCTGGCTCAACAACAGACCAGGGCCCAGAAGGCCTGCCGCCTGCTCACCTACCTTCGCACCAACATCCTCATTGTGCTCCTAGTGGTCGGAGCCATCAGCGCCATCTTCTGGGCCACCAAGTACTCACAGGACAACAAGGAG GAGTCCCTTTTTCTGGTGCTCCAGTACTTGCCTCCTGGAGTCATCTCCCTGGTCAACTTCCTGGGCCCCCAATTGTTCACAGTCCTGATCCAGCTGGAGAACTACCCTCCCGGCACTGAAGTCAACCTCACCCTGATCTG GTGCGTGGTGCTGAAGCTGGCCAGCTTGGGCATGTTCTCCTTCTCCCTGGGTCAGACGGTGCTGTGCATAGGCAGAAACAAGACCAGCTGCGAGTCCTACGGCTACAACGCTTGCGACTACCAG TGCTGGGAGAACTCGGTGGGCGAAGAATTATATAAGTTAATCATCTTCAACTTCCTGCTCACCGTGGCCTTCGCCTTCCTGGTCAGCCTGCCTCGAAG gctgttAGTGGAGCGCTTCTCGGGCTGGTTCTGGACTTGGCTAGACCGGGAGGAGTTCCTGGTGCCTAAGAATGTGCTGGACATCGTGGCTGCACAGACTGTCACCTGGATGGGCCTCTTCTACTGCCCCCTGCTGCCACTACTCAACagtgtcttcctctttctcacctTCTACATCAAGAAG TACACCCTCCTGAGGAACTCCAGGGCGTCCCCGCGGCGTTTCCGAGCCTCCAGCTCCACCTTCTTCTTCCACCTGGTGCTGCTCCTAGGCCTGCTTTTGGCTGCAGTACCTCTGGCCTACGTGATCAGCAG cacccactcCTCCTGGGACTGTGGCCTCTTCACAAACTATTCGGCCCCCTGGCAGGTGGTACCCGAGCTGGTAGCCCTCCAGCTCCCACTTCCTAGCCAGCGTGCCCTCCGTTACCTCAGCTCCCACGCCTTCAGCTTCCCACTCCTCATTCTGCTCAG CATCGTCCTGACGGTTTGCATCTCCCAGTCCCGGGCGAATGCCAGAGCCATCCAGGGGCTGAGGAAGCAACTGGTGTGG CAGGTCCAGGAAAAGTGGCACCTGGTGGACGACCTGTCGCGGCTGCTGCCAGAACTGAGCCCAGAGCCCGGGTCCCCTCACTCTCGAGCTTCGCGTCCACGATCcttctgtcctggatttccatgCCCAGGCTCGCCCGGTCCCAGGACACCCAGGCTGGCACCCTCCAACAGGCTGAGCTCCTCGAGCCTCGGAGCCCCCAGTGCctcggttcctgcctccagatttcaCTTCCCCAGCCGCACAGAGCTGTAG
- the Tmc8 gene encoding transmembrane channel-like protein 8 isoform C (isoform C is encoded by transcript variant C): MFRQWSVQSGPAPRRPESQAASEELWEQEVERLCASRTPVRMLPYAMADKRFIRELREPEGVKTTFWQRWHRPRRVARQHLREAEQRLARGFGLWEGALYEIGGLFGTGIQSYFTFLRFLLLLNLLTMLLTACFVLLPLVWLRPPELGPALKLRLQCSSSPLPQSDIPRFHNPLWNILTGRAFNNTYLFYGAYRAGPESSSEYSIRLAYLLSPMVCLLLCFCGILQRMAEGLPQQTLLGQRYRTPLSAKVFSSWDFCIRVWEAATIKKHEISNELKMELEEGRRVELAQQQTRAQKACRLLTYLRTNILIVLLVVGAISAIFWATKYSQDNKEESLFLVLQYLPPGVISLVNFLGPQLFTVLIQLENYPPGTEVNLTLIWCVVLKLASLGMFSFSLGQTVLCIGRNKTSCESYGYNACDYQCWENSVGEELYKLIIFNFLLTVAFAFLVSLPRRLLVERFSGWFWTWLDREEFLVPKNVLDIVAAQTVTWMGLFYCPLLPLLNSVFLFLTFYIKKYTLLRNSRASPRRFRASSSTFFFHLVLLLGLLLAAVPLAYVISSTHSSWDCGLFTNYSAPWQVVPELVALQLPLPSQRALRYLSSHAFSFPLLILLSIVLTVCISQSRANARAIQGLRKQLVWQVQEKWHLVDDLSRLLPELSPEPGSPHSRASRPRSFCPGFPCPGSPGPRTPRLAPSNRLSSSSLGAPSASVPASRFHFPSRTEL; this comes from the exons ATGTTTCGCCAGTGGTCGGTGCAGTCAGGACCAGCCCCACGAAGGCCTGAATCCCAGGCGGCCTCGGAGGAGCTGTGGGAGCAAGAAGTGGAGCGGCTATGCGCCTCCCGGACGCCTGTGCGGATGCTGCCTTACGCCATGGCAGACAAGCGCTTCATCCG GGAACTGCGGGAGCCCGAGGGAGTGAAGACCACCTTCTGGCAGCGGTGGCATCGCCCGAGGCGGGTGGCGCGACAACACCTGAGGGAGGCAGAGCAACGGCTGGCCCGCGGCTTCGGTCTCTGGGAGGGAGCTCTCTACGAGATTGGGG GCCTCTTCGGAACCGGGATCCAGTCCTACTTCACTTTCCTTCGCTTCCTGCTGCTGCTCAACCTGCTGACCATGCTGCTGACTGCCTGCTTTGTGCTGCTGCCCCTGGTCTGGCTCCGCCCCCCTGAGCTAGGCCCTGCCCTGAAACTGA GACTCCAGTGCTCCAGCAGCCCCCTGCCTCAGAGTGACATTCCAAGGTTTCACAACCCACTTTGGAATATTTTAACGGGCAGA GCCTTCAACAACACCTATCTCTTCTACGGTGCCTACCGAGCGGGGCCAGAGAGCAGCTCTGAATACAGCATCCGCCTGGCCTACCTCCTTAGCCCGATGGTCTGCCTGCTCCTCTGTTTCTGTGGGATACTGCAGAG GATGGCAGAAGGCCTACCCCAGCAGACACTCTTGGGTCAGCGCTACAGGACACCCCTCAGCGCCAAAGTGTTCTCATCCTGGGACTTCTGCATCCGGGTGTGGGAAGCCGCCACCATCAAGAAGCACGAAATCAGCAATGAACTGAAG ATGGAGCTGGAAGAGGGCCGCCGCGTGGAGCTGGCTCAACAACAGACCAGGGCCCAGAAGGCCTGCCGCCTGCTCACCTACCTTCGCACCAACATCCTCATTGTGCTCCTAGTGGTCGGAGCCATCAGCGCCATCTTCTGGGCCACCAAGTACTCACAGGACAACAAGGAG GAGTCCCTTTTTCTGGTGCTCCAGTACTTGCCTCCTGGAGTCATCTCCCTGGTCAACTTCCTGGGCCCCCAATTGTTCACAGTCCTGATCCAGCTGGAGAACTACCCTCCCGGCACTGAAGTCAACCTCACCCTGATCTG GTGCGTGGTGCTGAAGCTGGCCAGCTTGGGCATGTTCTCCTTCTCCCTGGGTCAGACGGTGCTGTGCATAGGCAGAAACAAGACCAGCTGCGAGTCCTACGGCTACAACGCTTGCGACTACCAG TGCTGGGAGAACTCGGTGGGCGAAGAATTATATAAGTTAATCATCTTCAACTTCCTGCTCACCGTGGCCTTCGCCTTCCTGGTCAGCCTGCCTCGAAG gctgttAGTGGAGCGCTTCTCGGGCTGGTTCTGGACTTGGCTAGACCGGGAGGAGTTCCTGGTGCCTAAGAATGTGCTGGACATCGTGGCTGCACAGACTGTCACCTGGATGGGCCTCTTCTACTGCCCCCTGCTGCCACTACTCAACagtgtcttcctctttctcacctTCTACATCAAGAAG TACACCCTCCTGAGGAACTCCAGGGCGTCCCCGCGGCGTTTCCGAGCCTCCAGCTCCACCTTCTTCTTCCACCTGGTGCTGCTCCTAGGCCTGCTTTTGGCTGCAGTACCTCTGGCCTACGTGATCAGCAG cacccactcCTCCTGGGACTGTGGCCTCTTCACAAACTATTCGGCCCCCTGGCAGGTGGTACCCGAGCTGGTAGCCCTCCAGCTCCCACTTCCTAGCCAGCGTGCCCTCCGTTACCTCAGCTCCCACGCCTTCAGCTTCCCACTCCTCATTCTGCTCAG CATCGTCCTGACGGTTTGCATCTCCCAGTCCCGGGCGAATGCCAGAGCCATCCAGGGGCTGAGGAAGCAACTGGTGTGG CAGGTCCAGGAAAAGTGGCACCTGGTGGACGACCTGTCGCGGCTGCTGCCAGAACTGAGCCCAGAGCCCGGGTCCCCTCACTCTCGAGCTTCGCGTCCACGATCcttctgtcctggatttccatgCCCAGGCTCGCCCGGTCCCAGGACACCCAGGCTGGCACCCTCCAACAGGCTGAGCTCCTCGAGCCTCGGAGCCCCCAGTGCctcggttcctgcctccagatttcaCTTCCCCAGCCGCACAGAGCTGTAG
- the Tmc8 gene encoding transmembrane channel-like protein 8 isoform D (isoform D is encoded by transcript variant D), translated as MFRQWSVQSGPAPRRPESQAASEELWEQEVERLCASRTPVRMLPYAMADKRFIRELREPEGVKTTFWQRWHRPRRVARQHLREAEQRLARGFGLWEGALYEIGGLFGTGIQSYFTFLRFLLLLNLLTMLLTACFVLLPLVWLRPPELGPALKLRLQCSSSPLPQSDIPRFHNPLWNILTGRAFNNTYLFYGAYRAGPESSSEYSIRLAYLLSPMVCLLLCFCGILQRMAEGLPQQTLLGQRYRTPLSAKVFSSWDFCIRVWEAATIKKHEISNELKVCLEEGRRVELAQQQTRAQKACRLLTYLRTNILIVLLVVGAISAIFWATKYSQDNKEESLFLVLQYLPPGVISLVNFLGPQLFTVLIQLENYPPGTEVNLTLIWCVVLKLASLGMFSFSLGQTVLCIGRNKTSCESYGYNACDYQCWENSVGEELYKLIIFNFLLTVAFAFLVSLPRRLLVERFSGWFWTWLDREEFLVPKNVLDIVAAQTVTWMGLFYCPLLPLLNSVFLFLTFYIKKYTLLRNSRASPRRFRASSSTFFFHLVLLLGLLLAAVPLAYVISSTHSSWDCGLFTNYSAPWQVVPELVALQLPLPSQRALRYLSSHAFSFPLLILLSIVLTVCISQSRANARAIQGLRKQLVWQVQEKWHLVDDLSRLLPELSPEPGSPHSRASRPRSFCPGFPCPGSPGPRTPRLAPSNRLSSSSLGAPSASVPASRFHFPSRTEL; from the exons ATGTTTCGCCAGTGGTCGGTGCAGTCAGGACCAGCCCCACGAAGGCCTGAATCCCAGGCGGCCTCGGAGGAGCTGTGGGAGCAAGAAGTGGAGCGGCTATGCGCCTCCCGGACGCCTGTGCGGATGCTGCCTTACGCCATGGCAGACAAGCGCTTCATCCG GGAACTGCGGGAGCCCGAGGGAGTGAAGACCACCTTCTGGCAGCGGTGGCATCGCCCGAGGCGGGTGGCGCGACAACACCTGAGGGAGGCAGAGCAACGGCTGGCCCGCGGCTTCGGTCTCTGGGAGGGAGCTCTCTACGAGATTGGGG GCCTCTTCGGAACCGGGATCCAGTCCTACTTCACTTTCCTTCGCTTCCTGCTGCTGCTCAACCTGCTGACCATGCTGCTGACTGCCTGCTTTGTGCTGCTGCCCCTGGTCTGGCTCCGCCCCCCTGAGCTAGGCCCTGCCCTGAAACTGA GACTCCAGTGCTCCAGCAGCCCCCTGCCTCAGAGTGACATTCCAAGGTTTCACAACCCACTTTGGAATATTTTAACGGGCAGA GCCTTCAACAACACCTATCTCTTCTACGGTGCCTACCGAGCGGGGCCAGAGAGCAGCTCTGAATACAGCATCCGCCTGGCCTACCTCCTTAGCCCGATGGTCTGCCTGCTCCTCTGTTTCTGTGGGATACTGCAGAG GATGGCAGAAGGCCTACCCCAGCAGACACTCTTGGGTCAGCGCTACAGGACACCCCTCAGCGCCAAAGTGTTCTCATCCTGGGACTTCTGCATCCGGGTGTGGGAAGCCGCCACCATCAAGAAGCACGAAATCAGCAATGAACTGAAGGTGTGT CTGGAAGAGGGCCGCCGCGTGGAGCTGGCTCAACAACAGACCAGGGCCCAGAAGGCCTGCCGCCTGCTCACCTACCTTCGCACCAACATCCTCATTGTGCTCCTAGTGGTCGGAGCCATCAGCGCCATCTTCTGGGCCACCAAGTACTCACAGGACAACAAGGAG GAGTCCCTTTTTCTGGTGCTCCAGTACTTGCCTCCTGGAGTCATCTCCCTGGTCAACTTCCTGGGCCCCCAATTGTTCACAGTCCTGATCCAGCTGGAGAACTACCCTCCCGGCACTGAAGTCAACCTCACCCTGATCTG GTGCGTGGTGCTGAAGCTGGCCAGCTTGGGCATGTTCTCCTTCTCCCTGGGTCAGACGGTGCTGTGCATAGGCAGAAACAAGACCAGCTGCGAGTCCTACGGCTACAACGCTTGCGACTACCAG TGCTGGGAGAACTCGGTGGGCGAAGAATTATATAAGTTAATCATCTTCAACTTCCTGCTCACCGTGGCCTTCGCCTTCCTGGTCAGCCTGCCTCGAAG gctgttAGTGGAGCGCTTCTCGGGCTGGTTCTGGACTTGGCTAGACCGGGAGGAGTTCCTGGTGCCTAAGAATGTGCTGGACATCGTGGCTGCACAGACTGTCACCTGGATGGGCCTCTTCTACTGCCCCCTGCTGCCACTACTCAACagtgtcttcctctttctcacctTCTACATCAAGAAG TACACCCTCCTGAGGAACTCCAGGGCGTCCCCGCGGCGTTTCCGAGCCTCCAGCTCCACCTTCTTCTTCCACCTGGTGCTGCTCCTAGGCCTGCTTTTGGCTGCAGTACCTCTGGCCTACGTGATCAGCAG cacccactcCTCCTGGGACTGTGGCCTCTTCACAAACTATTCGGCCCCCTGGCAGGTGGTACCCGAGCTGGTAGCCCTCCAGCTCCCACTTCCTAGCCAGCGTGCCCTCCGTTACCTCAGCTCCCACGCCTTCAGCTTCCCACTCCTCATTCTGCTCAG CATCGTCCTGACGGTTTGCATCTCCCAGTCCCGGGCGAATGCCAGAGCCATCCAGGGGCTGAGGAAGCAACTGGTGTGG CAGGTCCAGGAAAAGTGGCACCTGGTGGACGACCTGTCGCGGCTGCTGCCAGAACTGAGCCCAGAGCCCGGGTCCCCTCACTCTCGAGCTTCGCGTCCACGATCcttctgtcctggatttccatgCCCAGGCTCGCCCGGTCCCAGGACACCCAGGCTGGCACCCTCCAACAGGCTGAGCTCCTCGAGCCTCGGAGCCCCCAGTGCctcggttcctgcctccagatttcaCTTCCCCAGCCGCACAGAGCTGTAG
- the Tmc8 gene encoding transmembrane channel-like protein 8 isoform X4 → MFRQWSVQSGPAPRRPESQAASEELWEQEVERLCASRTPVRMLPYAMADKRFIRELREPEGVKTTFWQRWHRPRRVARQHLREAEQRLARGFGLWEGALYEIGGLFGTGIQSYFTFLRFLLLLNLLTMLLTACFVLLPLVWLRPPELGPALKLTGLQCSSSPLPQSDIPRFHNPLWNILTGRAFNNTYLFYGAYRAGPESSSEYSIRLAYLLSPMVCLLLCFCGILQRMAEGLPQQTLLGQRYRTPLSAKVFSSWDFCIRVWEAATIKKHEISNELKMELEEGRRVELAQQQTRAQKACRLLTYLRTNILIVLLVVGAISAIFWATKYSQDNKEESLFLVLQYLPPGVISLVNFLGPQLFTVLIQLENYPPGTEVNLTLIWCVVLKLASLGMFSFSLGQTVLCIGRNKTSCESYGYNACDYQCWENSVGEELYKLIIFNFLLTVAFAFLVSLPRRLLVERFSGWFWTWLDREEFLVPKNVLDIVAAQTVTWMGLFYCPLLPLLNSVFLFLTFYIKKYTLLRNSRASPRRFRASSSTFFFHLVLLLGLLLAAVPLAYVISSTHSSWDCGLFTNYSAPWQVVPELVALQLPLPSQRALRYLSSHAFSFPLLILLSRSRKSGTWWTTCRGCCQN, encoded by the exons ATGTTTCGCCAGTGGTCGGTGCAGTCAGGACCAGCCCCACGAAGGCCTGAATCCCAGGCGGCCTCGGAGGAGCTGTGGGAGCAAGAAGTGGAGCGGCTATGCGCCTCCCGGACGCCTGTGCGGATGCTGCCTTACGCCATGGCAGACAAGCGCTTCATCCG GGAACTGCGGGAGCCCGAGGGAGTGAAGACCACCTTCTGGCAGCGGTGGCATCGCCCGAGGCGGGTGGCGCGACAACACCTGAGGGAGGCAGAGCAACGGCTGGCCCGCGGCTTCGGTCTCTGGGAGGGAGCTCTCTACGAGATTGGGG GCCTCTTCGGAACCGGGATCCAGTCCTACTTCACTTTCCTTCGCTTCCTGCTGCTGCTCAACCTGCTGACCATGCTGCTGACTGCCTGCTTTGTGCTGCTGCCCCTGGTCTGGCTCCGCCCCCCTGAGCTAGGCCCTGCCCTGAAACTGA CAGGACTCCAGTGCTCCAGCAGCCCCCTGCCTCAGAGTGACATTCCAAGGTTTCACAACCCACTTTGGAATATTTTAACGGGCAGA GCCTTCAACAACACCTATCTCTTCTACGGTGCCTACCGAGCGGGGCCAGAGAGCAGCTCTGAATACAGCATCCGCCTGGCCTACCTCCTTAGCCCGATGGTCTGCCTGCTCCTCTGTTTCTGTGGGATACTGCAGAG GATGGCAGAAGGCCTACCCCAGCAGACACTCTTGGGTCAGCGCTACAGGACACCCCTCAGCGCCAAAGTGTTCTCATCCTGGGACTTCTGCATCCGGGTGTGGGAAGCCGCCACCATCAAGAAGCACGAAATCAGCAATGAACTGAAG ATGGAGCTGGAAGAGGGCCGCCGCGTGGAGCTGGCTCAACAACAGACCAGGGCCCAGAAGGCCTGCCGCCTGCTCACCTACCTTCGCACCAACATCCTCATTGTGCTCCTAGTGGTCGGAGCCATCAGCGCCATCTTCTGGGCCACCAAGTACTCACAGGACAACAAGGAG GAGTCCCTTTTTCTGGTGCTCCAGTACTTGCCTCCTGGAGTCATCTCCCTGGTCAACTTCCTGGGCCCCCAATTGTTCACAGTCCTGATCCAGCTGGAGAACTACCCTCCCGGCACTGAAGTCAACCTCACCCTGATCTG GTGCGTGGTGCTGAAGCTGGCCAGCTTGGGCATGTTCTCCTTCTCCCTGGGTCAGACGGTGCTGTGCATAGGCAGAAACAAGACCAGCTGCGAGTCCTACGGCTACAACGCTTGCGACTACCAG TGCTGGGAGAACTCGGTGGGCGAAGAATTATATAAGTTAATCATCTTCAACTTCCTGCTCACCGTGGCCTTCGCCTTCCTGGTCAGCCTGCCTCGAAG gctgttAGTGGAGCGCTTCTCGGGCTGGTTCTGGACTTGGCTAGACCGGGAGGAGTTCCTGGTGCCTAAGAATGTGCTGGACATCGTGGCTGCACAGACTGTCACCTGGATGGGCCTCTTCTACTGCCCCCTGCTGCCACTACTCAACagtgtcttcctctttctcacctTCTACATCAAGAAG TACACCCTCCTGAGGAACTCCAGGGCGTCCCCGCGGCGTTTCCGAGCCTCCAGCTCCACCTTCTTCTTCCACCTGGTGCTGCTCCTAGGCCTGCTTTTGGCTGCAGTACCTCTGGCCTACGTGATCAGCAG cacccactcCTCCTGGGACTGTGGCCTCTTCACAAACTATTCGGCCCCCTGGCAGGTGGTACCCGAGCTGGTAGCCCTCCAGCTCCCACTTCCTAGCCAGCGTGCCCTCCGTTACCTCAGCTCCCACGCCTTCAGCTTCCCACTCCTCATTCTGCTCAG CAGGTCCAGGAAAAGTGGCACCTGGTGGACGACCTGTCGCGGCTGCTGCCAGAACTGA
- the Tmc8 gene encoding transmembrane channel-like protein 8 isoform B (isoform B is encoded by transcript variant B), translated as MFRQWSVQSGPAPRRPESQAASEELWEQEVERLCASRTPVRMLPYAMADKRFIRELREPEGVKTTFWQRWHRPRRVARQHLREAEQRLARGFGLWEGALYEIGGLFGTGIQSYFTFLRFLLLLNLLTMLLTACFVLLPLVWLRPPELGPALKLTGLQCSSSPLPQSDIPRFHNPLWNILTGRAFNNTYLFYGAYRAGPESSSEYSIRLAYLLSPMVCLLLCFCGILQRMAEGLPQQTLLGQRYRTPLSAKVFSSWDFCIRVWEAATIKKHEISNELKMELEEGRRVELAQQQTRAQKACRLLTYLRTNILIVLLVVGAISAIFWATKYSQDNKEESLFLVLQYLPPGVISLVNFLGPQLFTVLIQLENYPPGTEVNLTLIWCVVLKLASLGMFSFSLGQTVLCIGRNKTSCESYGYNACDYQCWENSVGEELYKLIIFNFLLTVAFAFLVSLPRRLLVERFSGWFWTWLDREEFLVPKNVLDIVAAQTVTWMGLFYCPLLPLLNSVFLFLTFYIKKYTLLRNSRASPRRFRASSSTFFFHLVLLLGLLLAAVPLAYVISSTHSSWDCGLFTNYSAPWQVVPELVALQLPLPSQRALRYLSSHAFSFPLLILLSIVLTVCISQSRANARAIQGLRKQLVWQVQEKWHLVDDLSRLLPELSPEPGSPHSRASRPRSFCPGFPCPGSPGPRTPRLAPSNRLSSSSLGAPSASVPASRFHFPSRTEL; from the exons ATGTTTCGCCAGTGGTCGGTGCAGTCAGGACCAGCCCCACGAAGGCCTGAATCCCAGGCGGCCTCGGAGGAGCTGTGGGAGCAAGAAGTGGAGCGGCTATGCGCCTCCCGGACGCCTGTGCGGATGCTGCCTTACGCCATGGCAGACAAGCGCTTCATCCG GGAACTGCGGGAGCCCGAGGGAGTGAAGACCACCTTCTGGCAGCGGTGGCATCGCCCGAGGCGGGTGGCGCGACAACACCTGAGGGAGGCAGAGCAACGGCTGGCCCGCGGCTTCGGTCTCTGGGAGGGAGCTCTCTACGAGATTGGGG GCCTCTTCGGAACCGGGATCCAGTCCTACTTCACTTTCCTTCGCTTCCTGCTGCTGCTCAACCTGCTGACCATGCTGCTGACTGCCTGCTTTGTGCTGCTGCCCCTGGTCTGGCTCCGCCCCCCTGAGCTAGGCCCTGCCCTGAAACTGA CAGGACTCCAGTGCTCCAGCAGCCCCCTGCCTCAGAGTGACATTCCAAGGTTTCACAACCCACTTTGGAATATTTTAACGGGCAGA GCCTTCAACAACACCTATCTCTTCTACGGTGCCTACCGAGCGGGGCCAGAGAGCAGCTCTGAATACAGCATCCGCCTGGCCTACCTCCTTAGCCCGATGGTCTGCCTGCTCCTCTGTTTCTGTGGGATACTGCAGAG GATGGCAGAAGGCCTACCCCAGCAGACACTCTTGGGTCAGCGCTACAGGACACCCCTCAGCGCCAAAGTGTTCTCATCCTGGGACTTCTGCATCCGGGTGTGGGAAGCCGCCACCATCAAGAAGCACGAAATCAGCAATGAACTGAAG ATGGAGCTGGAAGAGGGCCGCCGCGTGGAGCTGGCTCAACAACAGACCAGGGCCCAGAAGGCCTGCCGCCTGCTCACCTACCTTCGCACCAACATCCTCATTGTGCTCCTAGTGGTCGGAGCCATCAGCGCCATCTTCTGGGCCACCAAGTACTCACAGGACAACAAGGAG GAGTCCCTTTTTCTGGTGCTCCAGTACTTGCCTCCTGGAGTCATCTCCCTGGTCAACTTCCTGGGCCCCCAATTGTTCACAGTCCTGATCCAGCTGGAGAACTACCCTCCCGGCACTGAAGTCAACCTCACCCTGATCTG GTGCGTGGTGCTGAAGCTGGCCAGCTTGGGCATGTTCTCCTTCTCCCTGGGTCAGACGGTGCTGTGCATAGGCAGAAACAAGACCAGCTGCGAGTCCTACGGCTACAACGCTTGCGACTACCAG TGCTGGGAGAACTCGGTGGGCGAAGAATTATATAAGTTAATCATCTTCAACTTCCTGCTCACCGTGGCCTTCGCCTTCCTGGTCAGCCTGCCTCGAAG gctgttAGTGGAGCGCTTCTCGGGCTGGTTCTGGACTTGGCTAGACCGGGAGGAGTTCCTGGTGCCTAAGAATGTGCTGGACATCGTGGCTGCACAGACTGTCACCTGGATGGGCCTCTTCTACTGCCCCCTGCTGCCACTACTCAACagtgtcttcctctttctcacctTCTACATCAAGAAG TACACCCTCCTGAGGAACTCCAGGGCGTCCCCGCGGCGTTTCCGAGCCTCCAGCTCCACCTTCTTCTTCCACCTGGTGCTGCTCCTAGGCCTGCTTTTGGCTGCAGTACCTCTGGCCTACGTGATCAGCAG cacccactcCTCCTGGGACTGTGGCCTCTTCACAAACTATTCGGCCCCCTGGCAGGTGGTACCCGAGCTGGTAGCCCTCCAGCTCCCACTTCCTAGCCAGCGTGCCCTCCGTTACCTCAGCTCCCACGCCTTCAGCTTCCCACTCCTCATTCTGCTCAG CATCGTCCTGACGGTTTGCATCTCCCAGTCCCGGGCGAATGCCAGAGCCATCCAGGGGCTGAGGAAGCAACTGGTGTGG CAGGTCCAGGAAAAGTGGCACCTGGTGGACGACCTGTCGCGGCTGCTGCCAGAACTGAGCCCAGAGCCCGGGTCCCCTCACTCTCGAGCTTCGCGTCCACGATCcttctgtcctggatttccatgCCCAGGCTCGCCCGGTCCCAGGACACCCAGGCTGGCACCCTCCAACAGGCTGAGCTCCTCGAGCCTCGGAGCCCCCAGTGCctcggttcctgcctccagatttcaCTTCCCCAGCCGCACAGAGCTGTAG